In Candidatus Kryptoniota bacterium, the sequence AAATTATATCCCCACGAAAAGAGCCGACTACATCGCAAAGACAAACGGCACCAGGAGTTTCCCGTGGCGCATCGTCGCAATCGGTAACCGCGACAAAGATTTGCTGAACAACGATGTAGTGCAAAAGCTGGCTGCGCCTCCTAAAATTTCGGATATCTCGTGGATCAAGCCGGGGCAGGTGTCGTGGGATTGGTGGAACGACTGGAATATTTCTAACGTCAACTTCAGATCCGGCATCAACACACAGACTTGTAAATACTACGTCGACTTCGCGTCCGCATACAAAATCAAATACATCATTATAGATGCGGGCTGGTCACCGGCAATGGACCTCACAAAAATAATACCCGCTCTGGATCTCCGGGAAGTTGTCGACTACGGCAAGAAGAAAAATGTGGGAGTAATTCTCTGGGCAACCTGGCACGCGACGGCGGTTCAGATGGACACGGTGTTTCCACTCTATTCAAAAATGGGAGTGAAAGGTTTCAAGATTGATTTTACAGACCGTGACGACCAGGTCGCTGTAAGTTCTCTCTACCAAATCGCCGCGAAGGCGGCTGAGTATCATCTCCTCGTCGATTACCACGGAGTGTTCAAGCCTGCAGGGATTCATCGGACATACCCGAATGTGGTCGGCAACGAAGGCGTCAGGGGAATGGAGTATCTCAAATGGTCTGCAGACGATGCGTCGAGGGAGCTCGTGAGCATTCCTTACATTCGCATGCTCTCCGGTCCGATGGATTACACACCGGGCGCGATGAGAAATGCCACGAGAGATGCGTTCAGACCGGTGAACTCGATGCCGATGAGCCAGGGTACTCGCTGCCAGCAGCTGGCTATGTATGTCATGTATTTCGTGCCGCTCCAGATGCTTTCGGACAATCCGACTATTTACATGAGAGAGAAGGAGTGCACCGAGTTCATAACGAAAGTGCCGACAATATTCGAAGAGACAGTCCCTCTCGATGGTGAAGTTGGAGAATATGCTGCCGTCGCCCGGCGCAAGGGAACTACATGGTATGTCGGAGCGATGACAAACTGGACGCCGAGAGATCTCGCTCTCGATTTTTCATTTCTCGCAAAGGGGAAATACCGGGCCGTTATTTTTGAAGACGGGATAAACGCCGATCGCGATGCGACAGACTATAACAAGAGAGAAATGGAGATCTCGTCAGGTGAGAAGTTGAATGTTCATCTTGCCCCGGGTGGCGGATGGGCGGCGAGAATTGAGAAGATGAAATAATCTTGACTCGACAGCCATGATTCCATGAATTTCTCCTGTCGCACCGGGTTTAGAAGGATGAGATAGGGTCATCACTTTAAGTTCCAGCAGCACCATAGACAATCTGATCGGTGTGACAACAGTGAGACCGCTGCTATAACCGCCGTCTCGTGGGGGAAACACATCATTCCGCGGGCGTGTCAAGAGATAGAGAAAGATTTCAATGTGTAACTAAGTAGTAAAGTAATTGGCTCACCTCGACTAGTCGGGGAATGCCAATTCTTCGATTAGCCTTTTCTTGCGAAGCGCTTCCTCCATTCTGTATCACACCAAAGTCCCCCAACCGATTAAACTGCTCCCTGGTTCTCAGAGTCAAATATTTGACACATGAGTAGATTAAAAATATTTGAAGTGGGGATAGAATAATGAACAGCATTCGAAATTCAACTTTTCGCGCCGCCATTTTCTCAGCGGTTGTAGTGATGTTGGCACTCTCGATTTCTCCCGAGGCGAGCGCACAGAGAAGGCGCGTCATCGTCGAGGGAAGCAGAGGCACGCGCGTAGTTAGACCTGTGCGCAACCCGTATCCTGTAATCGTAGGCGGACGCAGGTATTTCTACAGCGGTGGGTATTTTTATAGAGGCGGGGGACATGGATATGTCCTGATTCCGGCACCGATCGGCGCACGGATAAGAGTTCTTCCTTTTGGATTCATGACTTTTCATGTCGGACCGCTCGCATATTACTACTATGATGGGACCTACTACAATTATCTCCCGGACCAAAATGTTTACGTCGTTGTCGAGAAGCCGAGCGGCGCGACGCCCCCTGCTTCGGGTGATACACAAGACAAGCTCATCCTCACGGACGGGACCACGCTTTCGGGTATTTTTGTAGGCGCAAGTGCGGACAGCGTGGCATTCCAGGTGAACAACGAAGTCCGAAGCATACCGATCACGGGGATCACTTCGGTCACATTCGCTCCCTCTACGTTCAATAACAACGGGCAGAAATAATTGCGGATGAACATTCAAAAATTCTGGCCGGAAAACGTCAGGCTATCCGGCCTATATCTATACATCCCCGGTCTGATTTGGTATATGATGGCACTAAAAGACAGGATTTCAAGATTGCTGTCCTGAGCCTGCGAGCGTAATTCATGAGTGCCGCTACATGCGTTCCAACGCTCACAAGCCGTACCAGCATCTCTCCCGCATCAGTCAGCGGATGTCAATGAGAAGCTGAACTTAAGGGATAACGGAGAATCTGGGAGCCAACAGCCAGATCGGAAGAGGTTGCCGCGCTGATTTCCCGGTAATATTCCTGACGGTCGACTGCAAGATTGCCAATACCAGTTTCGATAGTTAACTTTCTTGCGTCAGGGGATTCGCATGATTCACTTGATGGGTTGGATCATCGACGCTGCAATGGAGAATGTTCCAACCAAATGACGACGAGATAATTTCAAATGAAATCGTATATGTCCGCTTCGAAAACTGCTGCATTGATAATCCTGATCTCGGTACTCAATGTCGATGCTCAGAATTACTTTCTCAGGACATCCGGCGACAGGCCGTACGGTATCGCGTTCGATGGCAAAGGCGGCATGTACATGGTGACCGCGCCCACAAACGGAGACGGTACGCTTTCTCTCGTCGCACCTGATGGAGGCATCACCAGACTTACGACCCTCCATGGCACTTTCATCGGTCCGGGCATCACTGTTGACGACAGCGGCAACGCGCTTGTGACTACCGGCGACAAGCTTTTGAAAATCGCGCCCGACGGCACTAGTAAGATAATCGCTGACGGATTCACGAGATCATTTGACGTCAAGCTCGACAGGAACGGGAGCATCTTTGTCGCCGATGATATCAAGAACATCGTTTACAAGATTACTCCCCGTGGGAATAAGGAAATCATATACTCGGTCGGCTCAAAGGGTGACTTTGCATTGACCGCAATTTGCATCGACCATCTCGGGAAAAATATTTACATCCGCGACAGGAATCGGATAGTGAAACTCCCCTTGATAGCGAATGCGAATTATGTTAGGCCGGAGGTATTATGTGAGAATCCGGAAATGTTCTACATGTGCATGGACAGCAGCGAAGTGTTATATGTCAGCACAATCAAGAACGTCGTAAGAATTGATTCGACCGGCAAGAAGGAAAGTCTTTCAAAGAACGATCTGAAGACATCCATCGGACTCGCGCCCGGAGGGATAGGGTTTAAAGAGGCTTGTATTTACGTCGCGGTCGAAGATGGGATCGTAGAAATTCCGATCTTGCCTGCGAGGGTGAAATGACGCCATCCTATTTCAAGTGTTCTGCGAATTCAACGGCTATGACCGCAAAATTCTTTCCGGATGGTGGGCAAGCCATGTGAGCGGTCACGATTAAATTTGACATTCCACCTGCCGCCCAATAAATTTTCATTTGAATGACAGCCAGGGCGGTGAGATCAAACCTAGACAAGTTATTCTAAGGTGGGCGAAAGATTGAGTATTAATCTTCAATGGAGGATTCATGCTGATTAGAATCGGTCTTCTTATGACTCTGATTTCTTGCTCTACTCTGGCGCAGGTGAGTAAACCGACTGCCGAGCAGGTTATCGAGCGCATAAAGAAGAATGTCGGTGTATCATGGTTTGAGCCGACGGTCGATACCTTCAAGGCCGGCGATTCGAGCGATACGGTAAGGGGAATTGCCGTGACGATGATGTCCACACTCGATGTACTTCAGCGCGCAGCGGCTGATGGTGACAACCTCATCATAACTCACGAACCCACATTCTATGGTCACGAGGACCAGACCACGAAACTGTTGAACGATCCGGTGTACGTGGCAAAGCAGGCTTTCATTAAGGAACATCATCTCATAATATGGCGGTTTCACGATCACTGGCACGCCCGACGGCCTGATGGAATACATACCGGGATGATCCACGCACTCGGCTGGGAAGAGTTCAAAGACAAGGATAATGACTACGTCTTCCATCTCCAGCCCACCACATTAAAAGAACTTGCATTGTCGTTGAAGCAAAAACTTGGAATACACACACTCCGTGTCATCGGGGACTCAAGCGCGAAAGTTTCAACTGTCAGTCTTTCCGAGGGATTCCCGGGATTCGATTCGAACCGGCGCTACTTTCAGTTCCCTGGAGTAGATGTCATGATCATGGGTGAAGGACACGAATGGGAAACGATCGAGTATGCCGCCGACGCAGTAACCGAGAATAACAAGAAAGGTCTTATCGTTCTCGGCCACATACCGTCGGAGCAGGCAGGAATGGAGGAATGCGCGCGGTGGCTCAGGACTTTTGTAAATGAAGTGCCGGTTGAGTTTGTGCCGGCGAAGGAGCCATTCTGGGTGGCCGAATGAATAGAGATCTCATGAACGCGGGCCCGTCGCATTATGCTGGTTTACGCGACGATACGGCAGTCCCTTCATGGAAGACGTGACCGAAGCTCGAATTGATTTAATGATTGATATAAATATTCCGATGAGACATTGCCGGCGATTGGCGATTTCAGATCACTCCTCACGAAATACTCAACTAAACCTGCGATTCATATGAAACAATCAGACAGAAACATCACTTTGATTCACTCTTACCTGTCGATGCGACGCATCGTCGGAATTCTTGCAATCGGATTACCATTCATCATTGTGCTGGGCGGACTTGTTGAGACCGGCTCGATCCTCCAGGGTTCCCTCAGCAGCTACTATTATACGAACATGCGCGACTTCCTCGTCGGACTTTTGTTCGCTGTGGCAATTTTCTTAATCTCATACAAGGGTTATGAACTAATCGACGACATCGTCACAAATCTGAGCGGTGTGTTCGCTTTGGGAATCATCGCTTACCCGACTTCTCCGTTCTCGGGTCAAGCGGTGAGAGTGGGTGTTTTCCTCACGCCTGATGATGTGTCGCAGTATGTCCATCTCGCATTTTCTGTACTATTCCTTTTGTTTCTTTCATTTAATTCCATCTTTCTGTTTACCAGGCACCGCGGTATCCTCGGCAAAGAGAAGAAGAAACGTAACATGATTTACATCGGCTGCGGACTCGTCATGCTGTTGTCTGTAATCGCAATGATTGTGCAAATCGCTTTCTACCCACATACGATTCTCGCACAGGGGAGACCGGTACTTGTGTTCGAGTCGATTGCGCTTATTTCGTTCGGGGTGTCATGGCTCGTGAAAGGGCACACGCTGTTCAGAGATAAGCAGGCGGCATAATCACATGGCTTCTCAGCGCGACCCCGCAATCACCTGATGCAGTGTCTGGAGAAGCTGCTGCTCTGTAAAAGGCTTTGGCAGGAAAACAGATCCTGTCGGTGAAGACTCGCTCTTGTCGGAACTAGGAAGGCCGCTCTGCATAATGATCCTGCAGTTCGGATCGATCTTCCTTATTTCATTGGCTGCCTCAAATCCATCCATCCCTGGCATTGAATTGTCCATCACTACTGCCGCGATGCGTTCTGTGTTCTTTCTGAAAAGCTCGACGCCCTCTAATCCATTTTCGGCCAGTAACGTTTTATACCCCCTTGATTCC encodes:
- a CDS encoding glycoside hydrolase family 97 protein — translated: MTISTRIPELIRKKIYIAGLLLLLVPSLLSAQTSFDLKSPNGNINMKIDVGIKIEWSVQENGQQLISPSTISLQLDDGEVLGDSARLISSRREEKDSSFPAINYFKSIIPDRYNQLTLNCADDFGVIFRVYDDAVAYRFFTKKEGEIVVKNEEATFNFSDDYKAFVPYMNDYRNGKIFNSSFEALYREIKTSQFAKDSLAFLPLLVDPGNGKKLVILEADLQDYPGMYLGLNQTGKGFMGVYAPYPLEAELHGINYIPTKRADYIAKTNGTRSFPWRIVAIGNRDKDLLNNDVVQKLAAPPKISDISWIKPGQVSWDWWNDWNISNVNFRSGINTQTCKYYVDFASAYKIKYIIIDAGWSPAMDLTKIIPALDLREVVDYGKKKNVGVILWATWHATAVQMDTVFPLYSKMGVKGFKIDFTDRDDQVAVSSLYQIAAKAAEYHLLVDYHGVFKPAGIHRTYPNVVGNEGVRGMEYLKWSADDASRELVSIPYIRMLSGPMDYTPGAMRNATRDAFRPVNSMPMSQGTRCQQLAMYVMYFVPLQMLSDNPTIYMREKECTEFITKVPTIFEETVPLDGEVGEYAAVARRKGTTWYVGAMTNWTPRDLALDFSFLAKGKYRAVIFEDGINADRDATDYNKREMEISSGEKLNVHLAPGGGWAARIEKMK
- a CDS encoding DUF6515 family protein, with the protein product MNSIRNSTFRAAIFSAVVVMLALSISPEASAQRRRVIVEGSRGTRVVRPVRNPYPVIVGGRRYFYSGGYFYRGGGHGYVLIPAPIGARIRVLPFGFMTFHVGPLAYYYYDGTYYNYLPDQNVYVVVEKPSGATPPASGDTQDKLILTDGTTLSGIFVGASADSVAFQVNNEVRSIPITGITSVTFAPSTFNNNGQK
- a CDS encoding Nif3-like dinuclear metal center hexameric protein, encoding MLIRIGLLMTLISCSTLAQVSKPTAEQVIERIKKNVGVSWFEPTVDTFKAGDSSDTVRGIAVTMMSTLDVLQRAAADGDNLIITHEPTFYGHEDQTTKLLNDPVYVAKQAFIKEHHLIIWRFHDHWHARRPDGIHTGMIHALGWEEFKDKDNDYVFHLQPTTLKELALSLKQKLGIHTLRVIGDSSAKVSTVSLSEGFPGFDSNRRYFQFPGVDVMIMGEGHEWETIEYAADAVTENNKKGLIVLGHIPSEQAGMEECARWLRTFVNEVPVEFVPAKEPFWVAE
- a CDS encoding DUF998 domain-containing protein, yielding MKQSDRNITLIHSYLSMRRIVGILAIGLPFIIVLGGLVETGSILQGSLSSYYYTNMRDFLVGLLFAVAIFLISYKGYELIDDIVTNLSGVFALGIIAYPTSPFSGQAVRVGVFLTPDDVSQYVHLAFSVLFLLFLSFNSIFLFTRHRGILGKEKKKRNMIYIGCGLVMLLSVIAMIVQIAFYPHTILAQGRPVLVFESIALISFGVSWLVKGHTLFRDKQAA